Proteins encoded in a region of the Nicotiana tomentosiformis chromosome 9, ASM39032v3, whole genome shotgun sequence genome:
- the LOC138898861 gene encoding uncharacterized protein translates to MEYRSWMYNRNYPNCQFLTEEFIEAVNEFIKHAMSLEPFQFGGMIRCPCVKCSHGEVDGSDGVFHNIVVGESSRSVGNNVQHPRYYKMVVDVFGMHFEFESHESVEQTPKEEAKYFYEQLEAASHPLCEGSMHSQLSVAVRLLSIKSYTNIFQAEMDSFIGLMSELVNPNFNIPDDFYKANRLVSKLGLSSMRIDCCEDGCMLYYKGDADLESCKLCKKNLVVSGFPAGRRLYASILSVPHMRWHYENRRLSGVICHPLDGEAWKHFDTTYPDFASEPRNVRLGSCAYGFTSLSLWYDGVETYDISTKQNFNLRANLMWTINNLSAYGMLSGRMTAGKLACPYCMDNDKAFTLRHGRKQSWFDCHRQLLPVDREFRRMKNALKKNTVEHDLPPPILSGEKIWERVQNFTNITEAPPSRFSSVH, encoded by the exons atggaatatcgtagttggatgtataacAGGAATTATCCTAATTGTCAATTTTTGACGGAGGAATTTATAGAAGCGGTTAATGAATTTATTAagcatgcaatgtcacttgaaccaTTTCAGTTTGGAGGgatgattaggtgtccttgtgtgaaGTGCAG tcatggagaggttgatggtagtgatggtgtatttcataacatagttgttggtgaaagtagtaggtcggtggggaataacgttcaacatcctagatacTATAAAATGGTTGTGGATgtttttgggatgcacttcgagtttgaatcccatgaaagtgttgaacaaactcctaaagaagaggcaaaatatttttatgaacagttagaggccgcTAGTCATCCACTATGTGAAGGGAGTATGCACTCTCAGTTGTCTGTTGcggttagattattaagtatcaaatcatATACCAATATTTTTCAAGCGGAAatggattctttcattggccttatgagtgaactagttaaCCCAAATTTCAACATACCTGatgatttctataaggctaatAGATtagtttctaagttaggactctcgtctatgagaatcgattgttgtgaagatggttgcatgttgtattataagggtgatgcagatttagaaagttgtaaattaTGTAAAAAAAACCTCGTTGTAAGCGGATTTCCAGCAGGAAGAAGGTTGTATGCGTCGATTCTTTCCgttcctcatatgagatggcactatgaaaatagaaggTTGTCTGGTGTTATATGTCATCCTTTAGATGGGGAAGCTTGGAAGCATTTTGATACGACGTATCcggattttgctagtgaaccgagGAATGTTCGATTGGGTTCGTGTGCTTATGGTTTCACGTCATTATCT ttgtggtatgatggagttgagacatatgacatatcaactaagcaaaatttcaacttgcgtgctaatttaatgtggaccatTAATAATTTatctgcgtatggaatgttgtctgggaggatgactgctggaaagttagcttgtccttactgcatggacaATGATAAAGCATTCACTTTAAGACATGGCCGAAAgcagtcatggtttgattgtcatcgtCAGTTATTGCCAGTTGATCGTGAGTTCAGAAGGATGAAGAATGCATTAAAAAAGAATACAGTTGAAcatgatttgccacctccaattttgtccggtgagaaaatttgggagagggttcagaacttcactaacattactgaggctccaccttctaGATTCTCTAGcgtccattga
- the LOC138898862 gene encoding uncharacterized protein: MAIFTDMIEKFVEVVMDDFPVIGLSFDELLMNLSKMLAKCEEINLVLNWKKCHFMVQEGIVIGHKVSKDGLEVDKSKVEAINKLPPPISVEGVRSFLGHAFIEKELLAVIWAFDKFVACLEFDLEIRYPKGTENQAADQFSHLETRAYVDEEGEIKESFPDEQFPTITVGATPWYADYVKFIISWCETVSLRRILKYINDMNLHMEGTMVVTKWLQKYCNQGFYQPTLFKNAHAFVKRCDFMGTFPYSNGHRYILVAVDYVSMWVEVVGLPIDDAKVVVNFVKKNIFTRFGTPRALISDRGTHFCNKLLENLLAKYGVKHKIIMVYHSQMSGQVEVSNREVKQMLEKIVNASRKDWAPS, translated from the exons ATGGCAATCTTCACTGATATGATAGAAAAATTTGTTGAAGTAGTAATGGATGATTTTCCGGTCATTGGACTATCTTTTGATGAATTATTAATGAATTTGAGTAAAATGCTTGCCAAGTGTGAGGAAataaacttggtgctaaactggaaaaagtgtcattttatggtacaagaaggaatTGTGATCGGGCATAAAGTGTCCAAAGATGGGTTGGAGGTGGACAAGTCAAAAGTGGAAGCAATCAACAAATTGCCACCTCCAATATCTGTCGAAGGAGTCAGAAGCTTCTTGGGCCATGCAT TTATAGAGAAGGAGTTGCTAGCGGTAATATGGGCGTTTGACAAATTTGTAGCCTGCTTG GAATTTGATTTGGAAATCCGATATCCAAAAGGGACGGAAAATCAGGCGGCTGATCAATTTTCACACTTGGAAACTCGCGCATATGTTGATGAAGAAGGTGAGATTAAGGAGAGCTTCCCCGATGAGCAGTTTCCAACTATTACAGTTGGTGCAACCCCATGGTACGCCGATTATGTGAAGTTCATT ATCAGTTGGTGTGAGACTGTATCCCTAAGGAGGATATTGAAGTACATAAATGACATGAATCTCCATATGGAGGGAACCATGGTGGTGACAAAATGGCTGCAAAAGTATTGCAATCAGGGGTTCTATCAGCCTACACTGTTCAAGAATGCACATGCTTTTGTGAAAAGGTGTG ACTTCATGGGGACCTTTCCATATTCCAATGGTCACCGGTATATCTTGGtagcggttgattatgtgtccatGTGGGTGGAGGTCGTGGGTTTGCCTATCGATGATGCTAAAGTTGTGGTGAACTttgtgaaaaagaacatcttcacgagaTTTGGGACTCCACGTGCTTTGATTAGTGATAGGGGTACTCACTTTTGCAACAAACTATTGGAAAACCTCTTAGCTAAGTATGGGGTAAAACACAAGATCATAATGGTTTATCATTCACAAATGAGTGGCCAAGTTGAGGTTTCAAATAGGGAGGTGAAACAAATGTTAGAGAAAATAGTGAATGCAAGTAGGAAGGATTGGGCACCAAGCTAG